One segment of Carya illinoinensis cultivar Pawnee chromosome 1, C.illinoinensisPawnee_v1, whole genome shotgun sequence DNA contains the following:
- the LOC122309681 gene encoding DEAD-box ATP-dependent RNA helicase 8-like, producing the protein MNNNRGRYPPGIGAGRGGGMNLNPAFQSRVPQQHYVQRSLVQQQNHHQQQQHQHQQQQQQYHQQQQQQQQWLRRAQLGGADSIVDEVEKTVQSEAVDSSSQDWKARLNIPPPDTRYRTEDVTATKGNEFEDYFLKRELLMGIYEKGFERPSPIQEESIPIALTGSDILARAKNGTGKTAAFCVPALEKIDQDNNAIQVVILVPTRELALQTSQVCKELGKHLNIQVMATTGGTSLKDDIMRLYQPVHLLVGTPGRILDLAKKGVCILKDCSMLVMDEADKLLSPEFQPSIEQLIRFLPANRQILMFSATFPVTVKDFKDRYLQKPYIINLMDELTLKGITQFYAFVEERQKVHCLNTLFSKLQINQSIIFCNSVNRVELLAKKITELGYSCFYIHAKMLQDHRNRVFHDFRNGACRNLVCTDLFTRGIDIQAVNVVINFDFPKNSETYLHRVGRSGRFGHLGLAVNLITYEDRFNLYRIEQELGTEIKQIPPHIDQAIYCR; encoded by the exons ATGAACAACAATAGGGGTAGGTATCCGCCGGGAATCGGCGCTGGCCGAGGCGGAGGCATGAATCTGAACCCGGCGTTCCAGTCGAGGGTCCCACAGCAGCATTACGTGCAGAGGAGCTTGGTGCAGCAGCAGAACCACCACCAGCAACAGCAGCACCAGCACCAGCAACAACAGCAGCAGTATcatcagcagcagcagcaacaacaacagTGGCTTAGGAGAGCCCAGTTGGGAGGTGCCGATTCAATTGTCGACGAGGTCGAGAAAACTGTGCAGTCAGAGGCCGTCGACTCAAG TTCACAAGACTGGAAGGCAAGGCTAAATATACCTCCGCCTGATACACGCTATAGAACTGAG GATGTGACAGCaactaagggaaatgagtttgaAGACTACTTTCTGAAGCGTGAGTTGCTAATGGGAATATATGAGAAGGGGTTTGAAAGACCATCTCCTATTCAGGAAGAAAGTATTCCTATTGCTTTAACTGGGAGTGATATTCTTGCTAGAGCAAAAAATGGAACTGGGAAAACAGCTGCATTTTGCGTTCCTGCATTGGAAAAAATTGATCAAGATAACAATGCTATTCAAG TTGTTATACTTGTTCCAACCCGAGAGTTGGCTCTTCAAACATCACAAGTCTGTAAAGAACTCGGGAAGCATTTGAATATCCAAGTTATGGCTACAACAGGTGGTACCAGCTTAAAGGATGATATCATGCGCTTATATCAACCAGTTCATTTACTAGTTGGAACTCCTGGAAGAATCTTAGATCTTGCTAAAAAAGGTGTATGCATTTTGAAAGACTGTTCTATGCTTGTTATGGATGAG GCTGATAAGCTTCTGTCTCCGGAATTTCAACCGTCAATAGAGCAGCTAATTCGATTTCTGCCTGCAAACCGTCAAATATTGATGTTTTCAGCTACATTTCCTGTTACAGTCAAGGACTTTAAAGACAGATATCTTCAAAAGCcatatattattaatcttaTGGATGAGCTTACTCTGAAGGGTATCACACAGTTTTATGCTTTTGTTGAAGAAAGACAGAAAGTCCACTGCCTAAATACTCTTTTCTCCAAG CTGCAAATAAACCAATCAATCATCTTCTGCAACTCAGTGAATCGGGTTGAACTATTGGCCAAGAAAATTACCGAACTTGGTTACTCTTGTTTTTATATTCATGCAAAGATGCTGCAAGACCATCGGAACAGAGTATTTCATGACTTCCGCAATGGGGCATGCAGGAATCTGGTTTGCACTG ATCTATTTACAAGGGGAATAGACATTCAAGCAGTCAATGTGGTTATTAACTTTGATTTCCCCAAGAACTCAGAAACATATCTGCACAGG GTTGGTCGATCTGGAAGGTTTGGGCACCTTGGTTTAGCCGTGAATTTGATCACATATGAGGACCGCTTTAACTT GTACCGGATTGAGCAAGAACTTGGGACTGAGATAAAGCAAATTCCACCACATATTGATCAGGCAATTTACTGTCGGTGA